In Nostoc sp. UHCC 0926, a single genomic region encodes these proteins:
- a CDS encoding GDSL-type esterase/lipase family protein yields MHTFLASSSMQVSVPPNHFQPMKIVALGDSLIYGFGDPEKGGWIEQLRRWWMLPDSAGHVLYNLGVRGDRTQQVAQRLEVEFRHRGELRNRVPDLIILSVGVNDSARLTRPDGRSYTDFTGFEKEIASLLDLAQQLCPVLFVGMVPVDEAKMPFLDCFYYNHADQYRYKEATRIACTKRQIPYLDIFEQWMERGESWRLKRLSEDGLHPNTLGYQALLEDVINWDAIHSVGFANAAYPSQFDYHLKPS; encoded by the coding sequence ATGCACACATTTCTAGCTTCTTCCTCAATGCAGGTGTCTGTACCACCAAATCACTTTCAGCCAATGAAGATTGTCGCACTGGGGGACAGCTTAATTTATGGATTCGGCGACCCAGAAAAAGGAGGCTGGATTGAGCAACTACGGCGATGGTGGATGTTGCCGGATAGTGCTGGTCATGTCCTTTATAATTTAGGGGTAAGAGGCGATCGCACGCAACAAGTAGCACAAAGGCTAGAAGTTGAATTTCGCCATCGGGGTGAACTGCGAAATCGTGTTCCCGACTTGATTATTTTATCCGTAGGCGTGAATGACTCAGCCCGGTTGACGCGTCCCGATGGACGAAGTTACACAGATTTTACCGGATTTGAAAAGGAAATTGCTTCTCTGCTAGATTTAGCACAGCAACTATGTCCTGTGTTATTTGTGGGCATGGTGCCAGTAGATGAAGCCAAGATGCCATTTTTAGATTGTTTTTACTATAATCATGCCGACCAGTACCGCTACAAAGAAGCAACTCGGATTGCTTGCACGAAACGGCAGATTCCCTATTTGGACATTTTTGAGCAATGGATGGAACGCGGCGAAAGTTGGCGGCTCAAACGCTTGAGTGAAGATGGTCTTCATCCCAATACACTAGGTTATCAGGCTTTGTTAGAAGATGTGATCAATTGGGATGCGATACATTCAGTGGGCTTTGCCAATGCAGCTTACCCTTCTCAATTTGATTATCACCTTAAACCATCCTAA